The genomic DNA GCTAGAATCGCTGGAACGGGAATTTGTCAGCCTTTATTATTGCGGTGATACTCATAACTATTTTTATGGAGCTATGGCCATTAATACGGCGCAAGTCCCTCTGTTTGCGCTAGAGCCGTATCAAGATGGCTTTGTTATGCTTTTCCCCTCTAGGGAAGCGCCGCAGGAGGTACCGGGATTTCGGGATCGCCCTAAGCTAGCGAAAGTATTTCAAGAGGCGGAATCATGGGGCAGCATTTTGGAATGTACCGATGTTGGCTCTCTAAATGGCCATTTAGAGCAAGGGGAAGCGGCCTCTTTGGTGCGTATTGCCGAAGCCTTGCATGAAAAGAAAATTGCTCAAATCGCTGATTATATTGCAGAACATCGGAAAGAAGTAGCGCTCGTTTTGATTGCTGGACCGTCATCATCAGGAAAGACTACTTTTGCGCAGCGTCTCATGATTCAACTGCGGGTCAACGCATTGCGGCCAGTAGCCATCTCGTTAGATGACTATTTTGTTGATCGGGCGCATACTCCGATAGATGAAGATGGCAAGCCCGATTTTGAGGCTATTGAAGCTATTGATTTGGAGCTGTTTAATCATCACTTGGCAATGCTGTTAGCTGGCGAAGAAGTAGAAATTCCGCGCTTTGATTTTCGAACAGGACAAAGAGCTTCAAGCGGCCGAAAGATTCGCATTACCGATAATCAGCCATTGATTATTGAAGGAATTCATGGCTTGAATGAACGCTTGACCGAGGTTGTTCCGAGGGAGAGAAAGGTCAAGATTTATATCAGTGCTTTGACACAACTTTCTTTGGATCAACATAATCGTATTCCGACTACCGATGCACGCTTGATTCGACGCATCGTTCGGGATCATCAATTCCGGTCGCATGATGCTTTGGCTACTTTGCGAATTTGGCCTTCTGTGCGCAGAGGAGAGCATCGCAATATTTTTCCTTTCCAGGAAGATGCTGATATTATGTTTAATTCAGCCTTAATTTATGAGCTGGGCATGCTGAGGAAGCATGCGCAACCTTTGTTGGAAGCTATTGGGCCGGAGAATTCGGAATATAGCGAGGCGAAACGTTTGTTGAGTTTCTTAGCGTATTTCCATGCGATTGAAGACGATTTAGTGCCGGCTAATTCGATTTTGCGCGAGTTTATCGGCGGGTCTTGCTTTCATTAAGGGTATCTTTATAGTTTAAAAATGCGTTTGCCAATAAAATGGTAAAACGCATTTTTTTATGCAGTGCGTGAAACAATAAAAAAGGAAGAGCTCGTCGAAACGAGCTCTTCCTTTTAAAACAGATATTACATCCGGCCGTTAGCTTTGAAGAAGTTGACAGCCACTTCCGGGAAGACGGCATAAGAGAGAACGTCTTCAATCGGAGGATTAGCATAGCCAAGTTCTTGCAATTTAGCTTTCAGTTCATCCATTTGCGGAGGAATCTGATCTGCCGGGCGGCAAGTGATGATTTCTTCACCGCCGATAATTTTGTCAGCTACTTCGGGGTTAACAGGGCGGATGGTTTTGCCGTATTTACCGCGAGCCAAATCTTTTACTTCGCGAGGAACCTGAGAGTAACGTTCCTGACCGAAGCTTTGCATCATGACATTGAAAGTTGCCATGGAGCCAACAATCTGGCTGGTAGGCGTAACAAGCGGAGGATAGCCAAGGTCAGCGCGGACGCGAGGCATTTCTTCGAGCAACTCGTCGTATTTATCTTCCATGCCCTGCTCTTTAAGCTGGTTGCGCAGGTTGGAAAGCATGCCGCCAGGTACCTGGAAGGTCAACACTTTCGTGGAGACGTCGAATGCAGTGTTCAGGTTGAAATCATTAGCCAAGGATTTCTTAACACCGGAGAAATAATCAGCAACCGGATACAGGTCTTCTTTTTTCAGGCCGGTATCGCGCTCATGGCCTTCGAAGGTGGCGATGAGGGATTCGGTGCAAGGCTGAGAAGTACCCATTGCGAACGGCGACAGAGCGCAGTCAACAATATCAACGCCAGCTTCAGCAGCTTTCAAGTAAGCCATGGAAGCCATGCCGCTGGTGTAATGGCAATGCAAATGAATCGGCACGCCGATTTTCGGATCTTCTTTCATAGCTTTGACCAGATTGTAAGCATCATAAGGAGCAATCAGGCCGGCCATGTCTTTAATACAGATAGAATCAACACCGCGCTCTACAAGGCTGCGAGCTAACTCCAGGTAGCTTTCGGTTGTATGATAAGGGCTGATGGTATATACGCATACGCCTTGGACATGAGCTCCGGCTTTTTTACCAGCGCGGATACCGGTTTCCAGATTGCGGATGTCGTTAAGAGCGTCAAAAATACGAATGACGCCAATACCGTGTTCAACCATTTTAGCTACAAAAGCTTCCACAACATCATCGGCATAATGATTGTAGCCCAAGATGTTTTGGCCGCGAAGCAGCATTGAAATCGGAGTTTTGGTGATGTGCTTGCGAAGCGTTCTTAAACGCTCCCAGGGATCTTCGTTTAAGAAACGAAGGCAGGTGTCGAAGGTAGCGCCGCCCCAAGCTTCTAAAGCCCAGTAGCCTACGTTGTCAAGGATTTCCAACTGGGGAAGCATATCGGTAATACGCATCCGGGTAGCTGCGAGCGACTGATGGCCGTCACGCAACACAGTTTCCATAATTCTCAGTGGTTTCTTCGCCATGAACTGTTACCTCCTCCAAATTATCTGTGCAATGTATGTTTTATCACTGCAGAATAACCACATTGGCCAACGCTGTGTACACGACTGAAAAGAGTTATGTAAAAGCGCTAGATACATTTAAATATAAATTAATTAAAATGTCTGTGGGTACGCAACAACGATATAACACATTTTTAATTATAGTTTATTTTCATTAAGGTTGTCAATCTTTTCACAAGTATATAAGTCTCCTGCGGAAAGAACTTATACGCTTGATAATTACAAATAATAACAAAAAACACGAATAAAACAAATGAAAATGATTTGTTTATTAGGTTGCTTTGCGTCGAAGGAAAAGAGGGAATATTGTATACATGAGACCTTGCAAGATAATTATCAACAGAAAATAAATTGTTTAGAGTCATTTGTAATGTTTATTGTTTTTTTTAATGAAAAAAAGGCTTGGCGAGGCCAAGCCTTTGAAAACAATCTAATTACTCTTTAACTTGGGGGAGGGAATGCGGTGTAGTAAAATACTCGCCAAAAGTACGGGAAGCAAGGAAATCGCTAAAGAGATCGGGATGCCCCAGAGATCAGCCCAAGCGCCGCTAATGGCAGCGCCTACGCCACCCAAGCCAAAGGTCAGTCCCAGCATCATCCCGGAAGCCATAGCGGCATTTTGCGGCAAAATCGCTTGAGCCCAGACGATGGACGAGGGCAAAGAGCCCTGTAGGCCGGCGCCTCCAAGAAAAATGAGTACCCAAGCTGACCAGGATAAAGAATTAGAGAAGAGGAATAATCCTAAGGAAAGTAAGGCGAGCAGCAAACAGCCTTGGATGCAGCGGGCGTGCCCCCAGCGATCACCGGCCCAACCGCCGCAAAAGCTTCCTAAGGCCCCTCCTAAGAGATACACTGTAAGAAAAGTACCTCCTAAGGCGGCGGAAGCGCCCCAAAGAGGTAACAACAGCGGTAGAAACGTTAGAAAAGCTACTTGCGTCCAACAACGAAGCGTCATGGAAATATTTAACAACAAAAGAGGTTTGGACCGATACCAAGAGGGGGCAGTGGTGTTTTCTTCAAAAGTAAACTGCTGGTGATCGCGAAGCGGTACCAGATGCAAACGGGAAACAAGGCATATAATAGCGAGAGCAAGAGCTGGAAAGAAAAGAAACCAAAGACGTTCAAGCCCCAAGTTGGCAAGATAGCCTGTCAGTAAAGCAGGAGCAACAGCAAAACCAATATTGCCGCCACTAATGAATAAAGACATAGAAAAGGCCCGATGAGAAGGATCGGTAACGCGCGCCACCAGAGCGGATGCTAATGGATGAAATACAGATGAGACCATGCCTGCGATGGCGACCAACAAAAATAAAAAAAGCGGTGAAGGCGCTTCGCCGCTTAAACAGATAAAAAACGCACTAGCTGGGATGGTAGCGATAAGAGGCCAGGTGGATCCCTGGCGATCAACCCAATATCCGAAAAACGGTTGTAGTAAGCATGACGTAATGGCATAGACCATGGCAAGCAGTCCGCCAGTGGTAAGGGAAATGTGCATGGTATTTACCAGAAAAGGCAACAATGGGGGAAGGAAATTATTATAAAAATCACTGGTGAAATGAGTCAATGCCAAAAGCACTACCCAACCCCAATATTGATGGACTCCCCAGCTTTTTTTACTGTTCATGGATTGGAGCCGTCGGATCATCTTGTCCCAGTGCTTGCGTGATTTGGATTTTGATATTATCAATATATTGACGGCGGAGCAGAAGTTGTTCCTGTTTTTCTTCTTCCGTCAAGCCAGTGGAGCGCTGTTTGCGTGATAAAGCGTTGATGCGTTCAATCGTTTCCAGTGTCATAAAATGAGTCATCCTTTCATAGTGCACAAGAAAATTGCTTTTTAATGAAGAAATTATATCATGTAGACAGTATAGCATAAAGAGCTATACGTAAAAAGATGCAAAGCCGCTAGGACCTTGCATCTTTTAATCACTTTTGGGCGGATGTCTTAGGTGGAAGCGTTAGATTTGCTTTTAAAGCTGGCAACCGCCTGTTGGTAGGTTTCCGATTGACGGAATTGATTTCCCCGAGCCTCTGCTTCTGCTGGAGTGAATTCTTCCATTAACTGCAGCATTTGCTGCATAATAGCAGGAACTATTTCAAGAGGTATTACTTTTTTAGCAGCCATTTCTTTTAGCGCTAATCGTGCATAGCCAAGAGCTTGAGAGCGAGTGTAGCAGTCGGTATCGTACACGTGAATCACTCCTTTTATATGATGCATTGCTATTTGTAATAAAATTCGTCTTGCGATGTCGTTTTCCTGCGCTATCTTTATGATAAGTTCAATCTTTTGTCACAAAGACGCCAAAAAATTGCCATGTCTAAGCGATACAATGAAGACACAAACAAAACAGGAGGGATTAACAATGATGAAAAAAAGATGGATAGCAACTTTGGCTGCTGGGGTAATTCTTGTTTCGGCTGCATGGGTATCTGCGGCGCCTATGGGGCCCATGGGTGGTGGACCCGGAGCTGGCGGCGAGCGTCCTTGCTTGTTTAACAATGCAAACTGGACGGATGCGCAAAGAGCAGAGTTTCAACAAGATATGGTAGCACATCATGAAAAGATGCTGGCTCTTAAAAAAGACTTTCTGAATCAAGAAGTAGAAAAGGGTTTGATAAGCAGAGAACAAGCTGATCAACACATCCAATTCATGCAAGAACGCATGGAATGGATGAAAGCGCACCCAGGTGAAATGGGAAAACATCATCGTGGCATGATGAACGGCGCAGGTAGAGGGAATATGCCCTGCCAGACTGCTCCTAGTGGAACTCAAAACCAATAATAG from Anaeromusa acidaminophila DSM 3853 includes the following:
- a CDS encoding nucleoside kinase — translated: MIRVQLTDLGKEIPCPKNRAVRDLLVHYPGDADKVLAVRINHEVKDLNTLLLEDASVEFLDVSTIDGNRIYQRTLSMVLVVAVKELFLQDGDVSVEHSLDGGLYCKLSIKQEVNAQIVAQLETRMREIVAQKRPIIKKVLPRTEAIELFEAEKLHGKVLLLESLEREFVSLYYCGDTHNYFYGAMAINTAQVPLFALEPYQDGFVMLFPSREAPQEVPGFRDRPKLAKVFQEAESWGSILECTDVGSLNGHLEQGEAASLVRIAEALHEKKIAQIADYIAEHRKEVALVLIAGPSSSGKTTFAQRLMIQLRVNALRPVAISLDDYFVDRAHTPIDEDGKPDFEAIEAIDLELFNHHLAMLLAGEEVEIPRFDFRTGQRASSGRKIRITDNQPLIIEGIHGLNERLTEVVPRERKVKIYISALTQLSLDQHNRIPTTDARLIRRIVRDHQFRSHDALATLRIWPSVRRGEHRNIFPFQEDADIMFNSALIYELGMLRKHAQPLLEAIGPENSEYSEAKRLLSFLAYFHAIEDDLVPANSILREFIGGSCFH
- a CDS encoding pyruvate carboxylase subunit B, coding for MAKKPLRIMETVLRDGHQSLAATRMRITDMLPQLEILDNVGYWALEAWGGATFDTCLRFLNEDPWERLRTLRKHITKTPISMLLRGQNILGYNHYADDVVEAFVAKMVEHGIGVIRIFDALNDIRNLETGIRAGKKAGAHVQGVCVYTISPYHTTESYLELARSLVERGVDSICIKDMAGLIAPYDAYNLVKAMKEDPKIGVPIHLHCHYTSGMASMAYLKAAEAGVDIVDCALSPFAMGTSQPCTESLIATFEGHERDTGLKKEDLYPVADYFSGVKKSLANDFNLNTAFDVSTKVLTFQVPGGMLSNLRNQLKEQGMEDKYDELLEEMPRVRADLGYPPLVTPTSQIVGSMATFNVMMQSFGQERYSQVPREVKDLARGKYGKTIRPVNPEVADKIIGGEEIITCRPADQIPPQMDELKAKLQELGYANPPIEDVLSYAVFPEVAVNFFKANGRM
- a CDS encoding MFS transporter gives rise to the protein MNSKKSWGVHQYWGWVVLLALTHFTSDFYNNFLPPLLPFLVNTMHISLTTGGLLAMVYAITSCLLQPFFGYWVDRQGSTWPLIATIPASAFFICLSGEAPSPLFLFLLVAIAGMVSSVFHPLASALVARVTDPSHRAFSMSLFISGGNIGFAVAPALLTGYLANLGLERLWFLFFPALALAIICLVSRLHLVPLRDHQQFTFEENTTAPSWYRSKPLLLLNISMTLRCWTQVAFLTFLPLLLPLWGASAALGGTFLTVYLLGGALGSFCGGWAGDRWGHARCIQGCLLLALLSLGLFLFSNSLSWSAWVLIFLGGAGLQGSLPSSIVWAQAILPQNAAMASGMMLGLTFGLGGVGAAISGAWADLWGIPISLAISLLPVLLASILLHRIPSPKLKSN
- a CDS encoding DUF896 domain-containing protein, producing the protein MTLETIERINALSRKQRSTGLTEEEKQEQLLLRRQYIDNIKIQITQALGQDDPTAPIHEQ
- a CDS encoding DUF2680 domain-containing protein, which gives rise to MMKKRWIATLAAGVILVSAAWVSAAPMGPMGGGPGAGGERPCLFNNANWTDAQRAEFQQDMVAHHEKMLALKKDFLNQEVEKGLISREQADQHIQFMQERMEWMKAHPGEMGKHHRGMMNGAGRGNMPCQTAPSGTQNQ